Proteins found in one Drosophila innubila isolate TH190305 chromosome X, UK_Dinn_1.0, whole genome shotgun sequence genomic segment:
- the LOC117785012 gene encoding neutral alpha-glucosidase AB produces the protein MRCSLIFCLIIGAVIHHGTGVDPTNFKTCEQSSFCRRSRKVQSSGSKYSLIPGTLNTYSDSLTADLINKENHHQFTFKLEALVGSTFRLQIDEKTSLSPRYRVEHALKGQPKTARIRVQESDGELTITADHSKAVIHGDPFRIDFYEKDVLVVSVNAKNWLYFEHLRKKPQAQADPEGGDESQQQQQNVEPAGESLDDPGAWEENFKSHHDSKPNGPQAVALDFSFPAAEMLFGIPEHADSFALKSTSGTDPYRLYNLDVFEYVVDSKMALYGSVPVLYGHGPQRTAGVYWQNAAETWVDIYTAETNVVSSLVNFVSGSRKTTPPVAHFISESGIVDAFIMLGPKPMDVFKQYAALTGTHELPQLFALAYHQCRWNYNDERDVTTVSAKYDEYNMPMDTMWLDIEYTDGKRYFTWDKFKFPEPLTMIKNLTELGRHLVIIIDPHIKRDTSYFFHNDCTENGYYVKTREGNDYEGWCWPGSASYPDFFNPVVRDYYASQYHLSKFKTVNEDVMIWNDMNEPSVFNGPEITAPKDLVHYGNWEHRDVHNLYGHMHLMGTFSGLKQRDPNQRPFILTRAHFAGSQRYAAIWTGDNLADWTHLQHSIKMCLTEAVAGFSFCGADIGGFFGNPDSELLERWYQTGAFLPFFRAHAHIDTKRREPWLFPERTRLIIKAALLKRYSYLPLWYTSFYELEQTGSPVIRPLLAHYPMDKEAFAIDSQLLVQDRLLVRPVMQQGVSKVDVYFPAIDDKKNGDYWYDVDTYQRQERTGYESIPVTEHKIPVWQRGGSIVPKKERQRRASTLMLHDPYTLIICLDRQGKADGTLYLDDEKSYAYRDGQHIYVNYEFANNQLTNRFIGKPKYKSDAWIERIVIAGLDRVPTSASITVNGVTQQLEVEQRNSAINVRKPAIKMDVDFVLKLNY, from the exons ATGAGGTGTTCACTGATCTTTTGCCTCATAATTGGGGCAGTGATACACCATGGTACTGGCGTCGATCCAACTAATTTCAAGACATGTGAGCAGAGCAGCTTCTGCAG GCGCTCACGTAAGGTGCAAAGCTCGGGAAGCAAGTATTCTCTTATACCGGGCACGTTAAACACATATTCGGATTCACTGACTGCTGATCTGATCAACAAAGAGAATCATCATCAGTTCACATTCAAGCTGGAGGCACTGGTAGGAAGCACCTTCCGTTTGCAGATTGATGAGAAGACATCGCTAAGTCCACGATATCGCGTTGAGCACGCACTAAAAGGACAGCCGAAAACGGCACGTATACGTGTACAGGAGTCGGATGGTGAGCTGACCATTACGGCCGACCATTCCAAGGCTGTCATACATGGTGATCCGTTCCGCATTGACTTTTATGAGAAGGACGTTCTTGTTGTATCCGTAAATGCCAAAAACTGGCTGTACTTTGAGCATCTGCGTAAAAAGCCACAAGCTCAGGCCGACCCAGAGGGCGGGGATGaatcacagcagcagcagcaaaatgttGAGCCAGCAGGTGAATCATTGGATGATCCAGGCGCATGGGAGGAGAACTTCAAGTCGCATCACGACTCTAAACCCAATGGACCACAAGCAGTAGCACTTGATTTCTCGTTCCCCGCCGCGGAGATGCTCTTTGGCATACCAGAGCATGCTGATAGCTTTGCGCTCAAGTCCACCTCTGGTACTGATCCCTATCGCCTGTACAATTTGGATGTCTTTGAGTATGTGGTGGACAGTAAAATGGCACTTTATGGTTCGGTGCCAGTGCTTTACGGTCATGG TCCTCAACGTACTGCCGGTGTTTACTGGCAAAATGCCGCCGAGACCTGGGTGGACATCTATACAGCCGAGACGAATGTGGTTTCTTCGTTGGTTAACTTTGTATCCGGATCCAGGAAAACAACGCCACCCGTAGCGCACTTCATCTCCGAGTCGGGCATTGTGGATGCATTTATTATGCTGGGACCTAAGCCCATGGATGTGTTCAAGCAATATGCAGCTCTCACTGGTACCCACGAGCTGCCTCAGCTTTTCGCTCTGGCATATCATCAGTGTCGCTGGAACTACAACGATGAGCGCGATGTGACCACCGTTTCGGCCAAGTATGATGAGTACAATATGCCCATGGATACGATGTGGCTGGATATTGAGTATACCGATGGCAAACGCTACTTCACTTGGGACAAATTCAAGTTCCCGGAACCCCTGACCATGATTAAGAATCTAACCGAGTTGGGTCGCCATTTGGTTATCATCATTGATCCGCATATTAAGCGTGACACTAGCTACTTTTTCCATAATGATTGCACGGAGAACGGATATTATGTGAAGACGCGTGAGGGTAATGACTACGAGGGTTGGTGCTGGCCGGGATCTGCCAGCTATCCCGACTTCTTTAATCCCGTTGTACGCGACTATTATGCTAGCCAATATCATTTGTCCAAGTTCAAGACTGTCAACGAGGATGTTATGATCTGGAATGATATGAACGAGCCATCTGTATTTAATGGACCTGAAATAACCGCACCCAAGGATCTGGTGCACTATGGCAATTGGGAGCATCGCGATGTGCATAACCTTTACGGTCACATGCATCTCATGGGCACCTTCTCTGGCCTGAAACAACGCGATCCCAATCAGCGTCCCTTTATACTGACTCGCGCCCACTTTGCTGGCTCACAGCGATATGCGGCTATTTGGACAGGCGATAACCTGGCCGATTGGACGCATTTGCAGCATTCGATCAAGATGTGCTTGACGGAGGCCGTCGCTGGCTTCTCTTTCTGTGGCGCTGACATTGGTGGCTTCTTTGGCAATCCAGATAGCGAGCTGCTGGAGCGTTGGTATCAAACCGGTGCCTTTTTGCCCTTCTTCCGTGCTCACGCTCACATCGATACCAAACGCCGCGAACCGTGGCTGTTCCCAGAGCGTACTCGCCTCATTATCAAGGCCGCTCTGCTCAAACGCTATAGCTATCTGCCGTTGTGGTACACCAGCTTTTATGAGCTTGAGCAGACTGGTTCCCCTGTGATACGACCACTATTGGCTCACTATCCGATGGACAAGGAAGCCTTCGCTATTGACAGCCAGCTCCTGGTACAGGACCGCCTGTTGGTTCGCCCCGTTATGCAGCAGGGCGTTAGCAAGGTGGACGTCTATTTCCCGGCCATTGATGATAAGAAGAATGGCGATTATTGGTATGACGTGGACACATATCAGCGCCAAGAACGCACCGGTTACGAGAGCATACCAGTTACCGAACATAAA atTCCCGTTTGGCAGCGCGGTGGTAGCATTGTGCCCAAGAAGGAGCGTCAGCGTCGCGCTTCCACATTGATGTTGCACGATCCGTATACTTTGATCATTTGCTTAGATCGTCAGGGCAAGGCCGATGGCACACTCTACCTGGACGATGAGAAATCCTATGCTTATCGCGATGGCCAGCACATTTATGTGAACTATGAGTTCGCCAACAATCAATTGACCAATCGTTTTATTGGCAAGCCCAAATACAAATCCGACGCTTGGATCGAACGTATTGTAATTGCGGGCTTAGATCGTGTACCCACAAGCGCTTCCATAACGGTGAATGGAGTCACCCAGCAGCTGGAGGTCGAGCAACGCAATTCGGCCATTAACGTACGCAAACCGGCCATCAAAATGGATGTCGACTTTGTCCTCAAGCTCAACTATTAA
- the LOC117793903 gene encoding tektin-3-like yields the protein MSNQHDSSNPLPAQSVMYSQLQPWSQAGAPPCMEPIGGPTVPSRVAASYETTQRHPWRPKMAFEMIEIKHMPEQPVTNQMTQPCFVPQGMKTEGMIFPNLVTGFERNPQHAARAALYTRYTNNEWHNNNLGIYGESNTNRNLSERMRNDAIRLMRETDETATTGQRDAGRRLGERITDLTFWRNELNAELEKLIGEMSDINELQRQCGKAMLDLEIPLHIAQECLFHREGRQGMEKVHDNVEKALLLEINHLRNSRDRLKELHEKIAKQAIDCRGAQHLLEIDVTQKESTMGIDSMCHRLNNYSRGITYFGGIEKYDPTVSTQDSWALASSEHVKRSQAERAKLSQLRSDSQNVVNAVASSVWDFWNNTNNALDRRSQEMAGAKNRVQLHLQKVQQELFDMEKHLFLLQKAIQDKSNPLKVAQTRLEARSHREGMELCKDTAQDRLVQEVQDIQGTVDVLHHKLQEAEATHQSLLKTRCILEEDLRNKVNALFIDREKCMSLRRSFPISNLIRY from the exons atgtCGAACCAGCACGATTCGAGCAATCCGCTGCCGGCACAAAGTGTCATGTATTCTCAATTGCAGCCATGGAGCCAGGCGGGGGCACCGCCCTGCATGGAGCCCATCGGTGGTCCGACGGTGCCGTCGCGCGTAGCAGCCAGCTACGAGACGACGCAACGGCATCCATGGCGCCCAAAGATGGCATTTGAGATGATCGAGATAAAGCATATGCCGGAGCAGCCAGTGACCAATCAGATGACTCAGCCGTGCTTTGTGCCGCAAGGCATGAAAACCGAAGGTATGATATTTCCCAATCTGGTCACTGGATTCGAGCGTAATCCACAACATGCGGCACGTGCCGCTCTCTACACGCGCTACACCAACAACGagtggcacaacaacaacttgggCATCTACGGCGAGTCCAACACAAATCG AAATCTATCTGAGCGTATGCGCAATGATGCAATACGTCTGATGCGTGAAACTGACGAGACGGCCACAACGGGACAACGGGATGCTGGCCGGCGTCTGGGTGAACGCATCACGGACTTGACCTTTTGGCGTAATGAGCTTAATGCAGAGCTGGAGAAGCTTATTGGAGAGATGTCCGATATTAATGAGCTGCAGCGTCAGTGCGGCAAGGCCATGTTGGACTTGGAGATACCGCTTCACATTGCCCAGGAGTGTCTGTTTCATCGCGAGGGCCGTCAAGGCATGGAGAAGGTGCACGACAATGTGGAGAAGGCGCTGCTCTTGGAGATTAATCATTTGCGCAATTCTCGTGATCGTCTCAAGGAACTTCACGAGAAGATCGCAAAGCAAGCAATCGATTGCCGAGGCGCACAACATTTGCTGGAAATCGATGTAACCCAAAAGGAGTCCACAATGGGCATTGACTCAATGTGCCATCGCCTGAATAACTACAGTCGTGGCATCACATACTTTGGCGGCATTGAGAAGTACGATCCCACAGTCAGTACTCAGGACTCCTGGGCACTTGCCAGCAGCGAGCATGTGAAACGCTCCCAGGCTGAACGTGCCAAGCTCTCACAGCTGCGAAGTGACTCTCAGAACGTGGTCAATGCCGTTGCCTCATCCGTCTGGGACTTTTGgaacaatacaaataatgcGTTGGACAGACGCTCCCAGGAAATGGCTGGCGCCAAGAACCGTGTCCAACTGCACTTGCAGAAAGTGCAACAGGAATTGTTTGACATGGAGAAGCATCTGTTTCTGCTGCAGAAGGCCATACAGGACAAGTCGAATCCACTTAAGGTGGCCCAGACACGTCTCGAGGCTCGTTCGCATCGCGAGGGCATGGAACTTTGCAA GGATACTGCACAGGATCGTCTTGTGCAGGAGGTACAGGACATTCAAGGCACTGTTGACGTGCTGCATCACAAGCTGCAGGAGGCGGAGGCCACTCACCAGTCATTGCTCAAAACCCGTTGCATCTTGGAGGAGGACTTGCGCAACAAGGTCAACGCATTGTTTATCGATCGCGAGAAGTGCATGAGTCTCCGACGATCTTTCCCCATAAGCAATCTAATTCGCTATTAA